A part of Micromonospora chersina genomic DNA contains:
- the otsB gene encoding trehalose-phosphatase, translating to MDPELRAAIGRIARVPQLLVACDYDGTLAPIVEDPSKAVPLPESVAAVRALASLPQTSVAVVSGRALRDLATLSRLPSEVHLVGSHGSEFDIGFVERLTPELIAVRHRLRNELREIAAAHPGVRLERKPASVAVHTRGVDPQIAAAAIEAVRSGPATWDDVTVTQGKEVIELSVVATHKGTAVDQLRTQLAASAVLFIGDDVTDENAFGNLHGPDVGIKIGPGDTQADYRVAEPIEAARALGLLLETRRHWLFGERAVPIERHSMLANGRTVALVTPEAKITWLCHPKPDSAAIFADLVGGSPAGHFTVGPQRGGIPLGQRYRSNTMTVETRWSGLTVTDWLDLPARETTPDGPAVVTGDSTLVRVLSGTGRARIEFAPRPEFGQVAVQLQPLDDGLLVLGSNEPVALYSPGVEWEVTSDAGYESAKAVVDLSAAGGQVVLELRFGTQSLEHHRVPIHERQAAAEQPWKDWVASLRLPATARDLVARSALTLRGLCHEPTGSILAAATTSLPEELGGVRNWDYRYCWLRDAAMTARALVDLGSTEEAEGLLRWVDGVIDRTGGHPERLHPLYTVDGYELGAEAVIDTLPGYAGSRPVRVGNLANHQLQLDVFGPVADLIAAVADARGSVREDEWRVLENMVEAVRRRWHEPDHGIWEARLPPRHHVFSKVMLWMTVDRALHVVRQHGGEDRPEWVELRDRIADNVLEHGWHPEAEAYSVAYGYEEMDASSLWIGISGLLAGDDPRFLSTVLKIEAELRSGPVVYRYHWDDGLPGREGGFHICTAWLIEAYLRTGRRTDAEELFAQMVDTAGPTGLLPEQYDPLAERGLGNHPQAYSHLGLIRCALMLDNMLKQ from the coding sequence ATGGATCCCGAGCTGCGTGCCGCCATCGGCCGGATCGCCCGGGTCCCCCAGCTCCTGGTCGCCTGCGACTACGACGGCACCCTGGCCCCGATCGTCGAGGACCCGAGCAAGGCCGTGCCGCTGCCCGAGTCGGTGGCCGCGGTCCGTGCCCTCGCGTCCCTGCCGCAGACGAGCGTCGCGGTGGTGTCCGGCCGTGCGCTGCGCGACCTGGCGACGCTCTCCCGGCTGCCCAGCGAGGTGCACCTCGTCGGCAGCCACGGCTCCGAGTTCGACATCGGCTTCGTCGAGCGGCTCACCCCGGAGCTGATCGCGGTCCGGCACCGGCTCCGCAACGAGCTGCGCGAGATCGCGGCGGCCCACCCGGGCGTACGCCTGGAGCGCAAGCCGGCCAGCGTCGCCGTGCACACCCGCGGGGTCGACCCGCAGATCGCGGCCGCGGCCATCGAGGCGGTCCGCAGCGGCCCCGCCACCTGGGACGACGTCACCGTCACCCAGGGCAAGGAGGTCATCGAGCTGTCGGTGGTGGCGACCCACAAGGGCACCGCGGTCGACCAGCTCCGGACCCAGCTCGCGGCCAGCGCCGTGCTGTTCATCGGCGACGACGTCACCGACGAGAACGCCTTCGGCAACCTGCACGGGCCGGACGTCGGCATCAAGATCGGCCCGGGCGACACCCAGGCCGACTACCGGGTGGCCGAGCCCATCGAGGCCGCGCGGGCGCTGGGCCTGCTGCTGGAGACCCGGCGGCACTGGCTCTTCGGCGAGCGGGCGGTGCCGATCGAGCGGCACTCGATGCTGGCCAACGGCCGCACGGTCGCGCTGGTCACCCCCGAGGCCAAGATCACCTGGCTGTGCCACCCGAAGCCGGACTCGGCGGCGATCTTCGCCGACCTGGTCGGCGGCAGCCCGGCCGGGCACTTCACGGTCGGCCCCCAGCGGGGCGGCATCCCGCTGGGCCAGCGCTACCGCAGCAACACCATGACCGTGGAGACCCGCTGGTCCGGCCTGACCGTGACCGACTGGCTGGACCTGCCGGCGCGGGAGACCACGCCGGACGGCCCGGCGGTCGTCACCGGCGACTCGACACTGGTCCGGGTGCTCAGCGGCACCGGGCGCGCCCGGATCGAGTTCGCCCCGCGTCCCGAGTTCGGTCAGGTCGCCGTGCAGCTCCAGCCGCTCGACGACGGGCTGCTGGTGCTCGGCTCCAACGAGCCGGTGGCGCTCTACTCGCCGGGCGTCGAGTGGGAGGTCACCAGCGACGCCGGCTACGAGTCCGCCAAGGCCGTGGTGGACCTGTCGGCCGCCGGCGGCCAGGTGGTGCTGGAGCTGCGCTTCGGCACCCAGAGCCTGGAGCACCACCGGGTGCCCATCCACGAGCGGCAGGCCGCCGCCGAGCAGCCCTGGAAGGACTGGGTGGCCTCGCTGCGGCTGCCCGCCACCGCCCGGGACCTGGTGGCCCGCAGCGCGCTCACCCTACGCGGGCTCTGCCACGAGCCGACCGGCTCGATCCTCGCCGCGGCGACCACCTCGCTCCCCGAGGAGCTGGGCGGCGTCCGGAACTGGGACTACCGCTACTGCTGGCTGCGGGACGCGGCGATGACCGCCCGCGCGCTCGTGGACCTCGGCTCCACCGAGGAGGCCGAGGGCCTGCTGCGCTGGGTCGACGGCGTCATCGACCGCACCGGCGGGCACCCGGAGCGGCTGCACCCGCTCTACACGGTCGACGGCTACGAGCTGGGCGCCGAGGCGGTCATCGACACCCTGCCCGGCTACGCCGGCTCCCGGCCGGTCCGGGTCGGCAACCTCGCCAACCACCAGCTCCAGCTCGACGTCTTCGGCCCGGTCGCCGACCTGATCGCCGCGGTGGCCGACGCCCGTGGCTCGGTACGCGAGGACGAGTGGCGGGTGCTGGAGAACATGGTCGAGGCGGTCCGCCGCCGCTGGCACGAGCCCGACCACGGCATCTGGGAGGCCCGCCTCCCACCCCGGCACCACGTGTTCTCCAAGGTCATGCTCTGGATGACCGTCGACCGGGCGCTGCACGTGGTGCGGCAGCACGGCGGCGAGGACCGGCCGGAGTGGGTCGAGCTGCGCGACCGGATCGCCGACAACGTGCTGGAGCACGGCTGGCACCCGGAGGCGGAGGCGTACAGCGTCGCCTACGGGTACGAGGAGATGGACGCCTCGTCGCTCTGGATCGGCATCTCCGGGCTGCTCGCCGGTGACGACCCGCGCTTCCTGTCCACGGTGCTCAAGATCGAGGCGGAGCTGCGCAGCGGCCCGGTCGTCTACCGGTACCACTGGGACGACGGCCTGCCCGGCCGGGAGGGCGGCTTCCACATCTGCACGGCGTGGCTGATCGAGGCGTACCTGCGCACCGGCCGGCGCACCGACGCGGAGGAGTTGTTCGCGCAGATGGTCGACACGGCCGGG
- a CDS encoding alpha,alpha-trehalose-phosphate synthase (UDP-forming): MTVRSSFVVVANRLPVDEVSTPEGERQWRRSPGGLVTALHPVLAEHQGTWVGWAGGTGAAPEPFDLEGIRLHPVPLSAEELERYYEGQSNATIWPLYHDAVETPAYKRRWREAYRLVNARFAEAAADVAAEGATVWVQDYQLQLVPAMLRELRPDLRIGFFLHIPFPPIELFMQMPFRTEILRGLLGADLVGFQQRLAAQNFVRLARHLLGLRYEGQMIQVDGRQVKAGAFPISIDTREMERLAEDPAIQARAKQIREELGNPKTIILGVDRLDYTKGIELRLKAFRELLADGKLTVPDAVMVQVATPSRERVEHYQALRVKVEREVGRINGEFGRVGVPAVHYLHQSYSRSELAAMYVAADVMMVTPLRDGMNLVAKEYVASRADQGGALVLSEFAGAATELRQAFLCNPHDPDAVKDALLRAVHVEKPEARRRMRIMQRHLRSHDVGHWAKSFLTELGVTDAEAA, encoded by the coding sequence GTGACCGTCCGTAGCTCCTTTGTCGTTGTGGCGAACCGACTGCCGGTCGACGAGGTGAGCACACCCGAAGGGGAGCGGCAGTGGCGACGCAGCCCGGGCGGTCTGGTGACCGCGCTGCACCCGGTGCTCGCCGAGCACCAGGGCACGTGGGTCGGCTGGGCCGGCGGCACCGGCGCCGCCCCCGAGCCCTTCGACCTGGAGGGGATCCGGCTGCACCCGGTGCCGCTGAGCGCCGAGGAGCTGGAGCGCTACTACGAGGGGCAGTCGAACGCGACGATCTGGCCGCTCTACCACGACGCGGTCGAGACCCCGGCCTACAAGCGGCGCTGGCGCGAGGCGTACCGGCTGGTCAACGCCCGGTTCGCGGAGGCCGCGGCGGACGTCGCGGCCGAGGGCGCCACGGTCTGGGTGCAGGACTACCAGCTCCAGCTCGTGCCGGCGATGCTCCGCGAGCTGCGGCCGGACCTGCGGATCGGGTTCTTCCTGCACATCCCGTTCCCGCCGATCGAGCTGTTCATGCAGATGCCGTTCCGCACCGAGATCCTGCGCGGCCTGCTCGGCGCGGACCTGGTCGGCTTCCAGCAGCGGCTGGCGGCGCAGAACTTCGTGCGGCTGGCCCGGCACCTGCTCGGCCTGCGCTACGAGGGGCAGATGATCCAGGTCGACGGCCGGCAGGTGAAGGCCGGCGCGTTCCCCATCTCGATCGACACCCGGGAGATGGAGCGGCTGGCCGAGGACCCGGCGATCCAGGCCCGCGCCAAGCAGATCCGCGAGGAGCTGGGCAACCCGAAGACGATCATCCTGGGCGTCGACCGGCTCGACTACACGAAGGGCATCGAGCTCCGGCTGAAGGCGTTCCGCGAACTCCTCGCTGACGGAAAGTTGACAGTGCCGGACGCGGTTATGGTGCAGGTCGCCACACCGAGCCGCGAGCGCGTGGAGCACTACCAGGCACTTCGCGTGAAGGTGGAGCGCGAGGTAGGCCGGATTAATGGCGAATTCGGACGGGTCGGCGTGCCGGCGGTGCATTATCTGCATCAGTCGTACAGTCGCTCCGAACTGGCCGCGATGTACGTCGCGGCCGACGTGATGATGGTGACCCCGCTGCGAGACGGAATGAATCTGGTGGCCAAGGAGTACGTCGCATCGCGCGCCGACCAGGGCGGCGCGCTCGTGCTCAGTGAGTTCGCCGGCGCCGCCACCGAGCTGCGCCAGGCGTTCCTGTGCAACCCGCACGACCCCGACGCGGTCAAGGACGCGCTGCTGCGCGCCGTGCACGTCGAGAAACCCGAGGCCCGACGCCGGATGCGGATAATGCAACGCCACCTGCGCAGCCACGACGTGGGCCACTGGGCCAAGTCGTTCCTGACCGAGCTCGGCGTCACCGATGCGGAGGCGGCGTGA
- the ettA gene encoding energy-dependent translational throttle protein EttA, with amino-acid sequence MAQFIYVLEKARKAHGDKVVLDNVTLNFLPGAKIGVVGPNGAGKSSLLKIMAGWDQPSNGEARLMPGYTVGMLAQEPPLNDAKTVLGNIEEAVAETKAKLERFNKIAEQMATDYSDELMEEMGKLQEELDHADAWDIDSKLELAMDALRCPAPDADVTQLSGGERRRVALCKLLLEAPDLLLLDEPTNHLDAESVQWLEQHLAKYAGTVIAITHDRYFLDNVAGWILELDRGRAIGYEGNYSTYLEKKAARMAVEGRRDAKMKKRLDEELEWVRSNAKARQTKSKARLDRYEEMATAAEQTRKLDFEEIQIPPGPRLGSTVIEVNNLVKAFGDRVLIDNLSFSLPRNGIVGVIGPNGVGKTTLFKTIVGLEEPTAGTVKVGDTVSLSYVDQSRAGLAGDKTVWETVSDGLDHLLVGKVEMPSRAYIAAFGFKGPDQQKPTKVLSGGERNRLNLALTLKIGGNVILLDEPTNDLDVETLGSLENALLEFPGCAVVISHDRMFLDRVATHILAWEGDDQNPARWFWFEGNFEAYEKNKIDRLGAEAARPHRVTYRKLTRD; translated from the coding sequence GTGGCCCAGTTCATCTACGTCCTGGAAAAGGCGCGCAAGGCGCACGGCGACAAGGTCGTGCTCGACAACGTGACGCTGAACTTCCTGCCGGGTGCCAAGATCGGTGTGGTCGGTCCGAACGGCGCCGGTAAGTCCAGCCTCCTCAAGATCATGGCAGGTTGGGACCAGCCGAGCAACGGCGAGGCCCGCCTCATGCCCGGCTACACCGTCGGCATGCTGGCCCAGGAGCCGCCGCTCAACGACGCCAAGACCGTCCTCGGCAACATCGAGGAGGCGGTCGCCGAGACCAAGGCCAAGCTGGAGCGGTTCAACAAGATCGCCGAGCAGATGGCGACCGACTACTCCGACGAGCTGATGGAGGAGATGGGCAAGCTCCAGGAGGAGCTGGACCACGCCGACGCGTGGGACATCGACTCCAAGCTCGAACTGGCCATGGACGCGCTCCGCTGCCCCGCGCCGGACGCCGACGTGACGCAGCTCTCCGGCGGTGAGCGCCGCCGCGTGGCGCTGTGCAAGCTGCTGCTGGAGGCGCCGGACCTGCTGCTGCTCGACGAGCCCACCAACCACCTGGACGCGGAGAGCGTGCAGTGGCTGGAGCAGCACCTCGCCAAGTACGCCGGCACCGTGATCGCCATCACCCACGACCGGTACTTCCTCGACAACGTGGCCGGCTGGATCCTGGAGCTGGACCGAGGCCGGGCCATCGGCTACGAGGGCAACTACTCCACCTACCTGGAGAAGAAGGCCGCGCGGATGGCGGTCGAGGGCCGGCGCGACGCCAAGATGAAGAAGCGCCTCGACGAGGAGCTGGAGTGGGTCCGCTCCAACGCCAAGGCGCGGCAGACCAAGTCCAAGGCTCGCCTCGACCGCTACGAGGAGATGGCCACCGCGGCCGAGCAGACCCGCAAGCTGGACTTCGAGGAGATCCAGATTCCGCCGGGCCCGCGCCTGGGCAGCACCGTGATCGAGGTCAACAACCTCGTGAAGGCGTTCGGTGACCGGGTGCTGATCGACAACCTGTCGTTCTCGCTGCCCCGCAACGGCATCGTCGGCGTGATCGGCCCGAACGGCGTCGGCAAGACCACCCTCTTCAAGACCATCGTGGGCCTGGAGGAGCCGACCGCCGGCACGGTGAAGGTCGGCGACACCGTCTCGCTGTCGTACGTCGACCAGAGCCGGGCCGGCCTGGCGGGCGACAAGACGGTCTGGGAGACCGTCTCGGACGGGCTGGACCACCTCCTGGTGGGCAAGGTCGAGATGCCGTCCCGGGCGTACATCGCCGCGTTCGGCTTCAAGGGGCCGGACCAGCAGAAGCCGACCAAGGTGCTCTCCGGCGGCGAGCGGAACCGGCTCAACCTGGCGCTGACCCTCAAGATCGGCGGCAACGTCATCCTGCTCGACGAGCCGACCAACGACCTCGACGTCGAGACGCTCGGCAGCCTGGAGAACGCGCTGCTGGAGTTCCCCGGCTGCGCCGTGGTCATCTCCCACGACCGGATGTTCCTCGACCGGGTCGCCACGCACATCCTGGCCTGGGAGGGCGACGACCAGAACCCGGCCCGGTGGTTCTGGTTCGAGGGCAACTTCGAGGCGTACGAGAAGAACAAGATCGACCGCCTCGGCGCCGAGGCCGCCCGGCCGCACCGCGTGACGTACCGCAAGCTCACCCGTGACTGA
- a CDS encoding acyl-CoA thioesterase, with amino-acid sequence MTDKFVYDCTLRWSDLDAYGHVNNSRFLTLYEEARVALMFAGGRAWGVGSFADGVVIRRHEVDYLRPVDYALGRDTAEAAPTVRIELWVEEIKAGSFTVAYELYDREVLASRARSVLVPFDLAAQRPRRISADERAFLLRYAPGLPA; translated from the coding sequence GTGACTGACAAGTTCGTCTACGACTGCACGCTGCGCTGGTCCGACCTGGACGCGTACGGCCACGTCAACAACTCGCGCTTCCTCACGCTCTACGAGGAGGCGCGGGTCGCCCTGATGTTCGCCGGCGGCCGGGCGTGGGGAGTGGGCTCGTTCGCGGACGGGGTCGTCATCCGCCGGCACGAGGTCGACTACCTGCGTCCGGTCGACTACGCGCTGGGCCGGGACACCGCGGAGGCGGCCCCGACGGTCCGGATCGAGCTCTGGGTCGAGGAGATCAAGGCCGGCTCGTTCACGGTCGCCTACGAGCTGTACGACCGGGAGGTGCTGGCCAGCCGGGCCCGCTCGGTGCTGGTCCCGTTCGACCTGGCCGCGCAGCGGCCGCGCCGGATCTCCGCCGACGAGCGGGCCTTCCTGCTCCGGTACGCGCCCGGGCTGCCGGCATGA
- a CDS encoding YbjN domain-containing protein, translated as MPWWSWRPGPASGGDPETRSGITVDDTVRVGPPTPRQPADDAAAAERPVIADMPATVAPVTLGRVCDALDLLDVRYLADGDGNLLAMWERHAVLVTLEGPEDEILVMRARPHATVPPDWADRAYRVVNEWNHTRRFCKAYIGDPTERGQLPIYAELQVPLGAGTHDALLVEMLDCGAAVATTFVDWLHDEGALL; from the coding sequence ATGCCGTGGTGGTCATGGCGCCCCGGTCCCGCCAGTGGCGGCGATCCGGAAACTCGAAGCGGGATCACAGTGGATGACACCGTCCGGGTCGGACCACCGACCCCCCGTCAGCCGGCGGACGACGCCGCGGCCGCCGAGCGGCCCGTGATCGCCGACATGCCGGCAACCGTCGCACCGGTCACCCTCGGCCGGGTCTGCGACGCGCTCGACCTGCTCGACGTGCGCTACCTGGCCGACGGCGACGGCAACCTGCTGGCCATGTGGGAGCGGCACGCCGTGCTCGTCACCCTGGAGGGCCCCGAGGACGAGATCCTGGTCATGCGGGCCCGGCCGCACGCGACGGTCCCGCCGGACTGGGCCGACCGCGCCTACCGGGTGGTCAACGAGTGGAACCACACCCGGCGGTTCTGCAAGGCGTACATCGGCGACCCGACCGAGCGTGGCCAGCTGCCCATCTACGCCGAGCTCCAGGTCCCGCTGGGGGCGGGCACCCACGACGCGCTGCTTGTCGAGATGCTCGACTGCGGCGCGGCGGTGGCCACCACCTTCGTCGACTGGCTGCACGACGAGGGCGCCCTGCTCTGA
- a CDS encoding globin, with protein MGDVTSPGESMTLFEAIGGEPTFRKLVDEFYAGVATDPLLRPMYPEEDLGPAADRLTLFLMQYWGGPHTYSEQRGHPRLRMRHAPFRIGAVERDAWLRHMRRAVDRLDLPPQLAAALWDYLERAAYFMVNVMEDPATEG; from the coding sequence ATGGGTGACGTGACTTCCCCTGGCGAGTCGATGACCCTCTTCGAGGCGATCGGCGGCGAACCCACCTTCCGCAAGCTGGTGGACGAGTTCTACGCCGGCGTCGCCACCGACCCGCTGCTGCGGCCGATGTACCCGGAGGAGGACCTGGGCCCCGCGGCGGACCGGCTGACCCTCTTCCTCATGCAGTACTGGGGTGGCCCGCACACCTACTCCGAGCAGCGCGGTCACCCGAGGCTGCGCATGCGGCACGCGCCCTTCCGGATCGGCGCGGTCGAGCGGGACGCCTGGCTGCGCCACATGCGCCGGGCGGTGGACCGGCTGGACCTGCCGCCGCAGCTCGCCGCCGCGCTCTGGGACTACCTGGAGCGGGCCGCGTACTTCATGGTGAACGTCATGGAGGACCCGGCGACCGAGGGCTGA
- a CDS encoding MFS transporter: MEATVSDERPAQEGPASFRELFGLAEFRVLFTASALSWIGDYVAKAAVTVLVYRQTDSVALSAAAFAASYLPWLVGGPLLSALAERYRYRQVMVACDLVRMALMVLVALPGMPPWAILALIFATTLANPPSQAARSALMPQILAGDRLVLGLSVSASTGQAAQVLGYLLGAAIAVVNPAAALLINAATFGLSAALVRFGLRNRPPAMTEAHRSHLLRETAEGFRLVFGRPVLRAIAVLVFSAMVFSIVPEGLAAAWAAERSGDGMDTGTAQAVIMAANPVGYILGGLMVGRLVAPARRLALMRPLAVIAPAVLVPALLDPPPIVVALLAAACGFAVAGLIPVANGLFVQVLPDGYRARAFGVMASGTQIIQGAAVLATGALAERFTIPSVVGLWSAAGVLLMLLAVLTWPHPRTIEAAVEVARAESAATAAMAGRGTHTPARATAAGDRAGERSRRRHAVT; this comes from the coding sequence ATGGAGGCGACGGTGTCCGACGAGCGACCCGCCCAGGAGGGCCCGGCAAGCTTCCGCGAATTGTTCGGCCTCGCGGAGTTCCGTGTCCTCTTCACGGCAAGCGCTCTGTCCTGGATCGGTGACTACGTCGCGAAGGCCGCGGTCACCGTCCTGGTCTACCGGCAGACCGACTCGGTGGCGCTCTCGGCCGCCGCGTTCGCGGCGAGCTACCTGCCCTGGCTGGTCGGCGGTCCGCTGCTCTCCGCGCTCGCGGAGCGCTACCGGTACCGGCAGGTCATGGTGGCCTGCGACCTGGTGCGGATGGCCCTCATGGTGCTTGTCGCCCTGCCCGGGATGCCGCCTTGGGCGATCCTCGCCCTGATCTTCGCGACCACGCTGGCCAACCCGCCGAGCCAGGCCGCCCGGTCGGCGCTGATGCCACAGATCCTGGCCGGCGACCGGCTGGTGCTCGGCCTGTCCGTCTCCGCGAGCACCGGGCAGGCCGCCCAGGTCCTCGGCTACCTGCTCGGCGCGGCGATCGCCGTGGTCAACCCGGCCGCCGCGCTGCTGATCAACGCGGCCACCTTCGGCCTCTCCGCCGCGCTGGTCCGCTTCGGCCTGCGGAACCGGCCGCCCGCCATGACCGAGGCGCACCGCAGTCACCTGCTGCGGGAGACCGCCGAGGGGTTCCGGCTCGTCTTCGGCCGCCCGGTGCTGCGCGCCATCGCCGTGCTGGTCTTCAGCGCGATGGTCTTCTCGATCGTCCCCGAGGGGCTCGCCGCGGCCTGGGCCGCGGAGCGGAGCGGGGACGGCATGGACACCGGCACCGCCCAGGCGGTCATCATGGCCGCCAACCCGGTCGGCTACATCCTCGGCGGGCTGATGGTGGGCCGGCTCGTCGCCCCGGCCCGCCGGCTGGCCCTGATGCGCCCGCTCGCGGTGATCGCCCCGGCGGTGCTCGTCCCGGCGCTGCTCGACCCGCCGCCCATCGTGGTGGCGCTCCTCGCGGCCGCGTGCGGCTTCGCGGTGGCCGGGCTCATCCCGGTCGCCAACGGCCTCTTCGTCCAGGTGCTGCCGGACGGCTACCGGGCCCGCGCGTTCGGCGTGATGGCCAGCGGGACCCAGATCATCCAGGGCGCCGCCGTGCTGGCCACGGGCGCCCTCGCCGAACGGTTCACCATCCCCTCGGTGGTCGGGCTGTGGAGCGCCGCCGGCGTGCTGCTGATGCTGCTCGCGGTGCTCACCTGGCCGCATCCCCGGACGATCGAGGCGGCCGTCGAGGTCGCCCGGGCGGAATCCGCCGCGACGGCCGCCATGGCGGGGCGCGGCACGCACACCCCGGCCCGGGCCACGGCCGCGGGCGACCGGGCCGGCGAGCGCAGCCGACGCCGGCACGCGGTGACCTGA
- a CDS encoding mechanosensitive ion channel family protein: MSPANLLLHALSAVEPSPSPSVDCRTDTWCKNVYDITGSAWFAEGSYWIVLKPLRIVLILLLAVAARWALHRTINRLVRTTTEGAVPTMLRPLRERIPSASLDPEQFVPERRRQRAEAIGSVLRSMVTAFIFGIALLMVLKEFSFDLAPLLASAGIAGVALGFGAQSLVKDLIAGLFMLIEDQYGVGDTVDLGEATGVVEAVGLRVTTVRDGRGVLWYIRNGEIVRVGNKSQGWALVVVDLPIGFAGTEEATAVLRTAAASVALDPELSPQIVEEPEVLGVEQVTVDGAVIRTVVKTTADGQFAVGRELRRRLAEALENSGITARIAAARLYPGLPPRAAAPGETGTGGAT; the protein is encoded by the coding sequence GTGAGTCCCGCCAACCTGCTGCTCCATGCGCTGTCCGCCGTCGAGCCGAGCCCGTCCCCGTCCGTCGACTGCCGCACCGACACCTGGTGCAAGAACGTCTACGACATCACCGGCTCGGCCTGGTTCGCCGAGGGCAGCTACTGGATCGTCCTGAAGCCGCTGCGGATCGTGCTGATCCTGCTGCTCGCCGTGGCCGCCCGCTGGGCGCTGCACCGCACCATCAACCGGCTGGTGCGGACCACCACCGAGGGCGCGGTGCCCACCATGCTCCGCCCGCTGCGCGAGCGGATCCCCAGCGCCTCGCTCGACCCGGAGCAGTTCGTGCCGGAGCGGCGGCGCCAGCGCGCCGAGGCCATCGGCTCGGTGCTGCGCAGCATGGTCACGGCGTTCATCTTCGGCATCGCGCTGCTCATGGTGCTCAAGGAGTTCAGCTTCGACCTGGCGCCGCTGCTGGCCAGCGCCGGCATCGCGGGCGTGGCCCTCGGCTTCGGCGCGCAGAGCCTCGTCAAGGACCTGATCGCCGGCCTGTTCATGCTGATCGAGGACCAGTACGGCGTCGGCGACACCGTCGACCTGGGCGAGGCGACCGGCGTGGTGGAGGCGGTGGGCCTGCGGGTCACCACCGTCCGGGACGGCCGGGGCGTGCTCTGGTACATCCGCAACGGCGAGATCGTCCGGGTCGGCAACAAGAGCCAGGGCTGGGCGCTCGTCGTGGTCGACCTGCCGATCGGTTTCGCCGGCACCGAGGAGGCCACCGCGGTGCTGCGTACGGCGGCCGCCTCGGTCGCGCTGGACCCGGAGCTGTCGCCCCAGATCGTCGAGGAGCCGGAGGTGCTCGGCGTCGAGCAGGTGACGGTCGACGGGGCGGTGATCCGTACCGTCGTCAAGACCACCGCCGACGGGCAGTTCGCGGTCGGCCGCGAGCTGCGCCGGCGGCTCGCCGAGGCGCTGGAGAACTCGGGCATCACCGCGCGGATCGCGGCGGCCCGGCTCTACCCGGGGCTGCCGCCCCGCGCCGCGGCCCCGGGCGAGACGGGCACCGGCGGGGCCACCTGA
- a CDS encoding HNH endonuclease, which translates to MPDIRPTAGSGALVLNATYEPLCVVSVRRAAILVLSAKAVCVADGEGILHSARNALPVPSVVRLTRYVRVPYRTHVGLSRRAIFARDGWRCAYCRGPAETIDHVFPRSRGGRHAWENVVAACARCNHTKGDKTPAELGWRLHNLPAAPKGTAWRVLGHRAPDPRWADWLDLREPETEAA; encoded by the coding sequence ATGCCTGACATACGACCCACGGCGGGCTCCGGTGCGCTCGTTCTCAACGCCACCTATGAGCCCCTGTGCGTCGTGTCGGTGCGTCGTGCCGCGATCCTCGTGCTCTCCGCCAAGGCCGTCTGCGTGGCCGACGGCGAGGGCATCCTGCACAGCGCGCGCAACGCGCTCCCGGTCCCCTCGGTGGTCCGGCTGACCCGCTACGTCCGGGTTCCCTACCGCACCCACGTCGGGCTCTCCCGCCGGGCGATCTTCGCCCGGGACGGCTGGCGCTGCGCCTACTGCCGCGGGCCGGCGGAGACCATCGACCACGTCTTCCCGCGCAGCCGGGGTGGCCGGCACGCCTGGGAGAACGTGGTCGCCGCCTGCGCCCGCTGCAACCACACCAAGGGCGACAAGACGCCGGCCGAGCTGGGCTGGCGGCTGCACAACCTGCCGGCGGCCCCGAAGGGCACGGCCTGGCGGGTGCTCGGCCACCGCGCGCCCGACCCGCGCTGGGCCGACTGGCTCGACCTCCGCGAGCCGGAGACCGAGGCGGCCTGA